A window from Cryobacterium sp. PAMC25264 encodes these proteins:
- a CDS encoding PadR family transcriptional regulator codes for MIAEIGSQLRKGVVEYCILGSLSREPMYGWQLAESLSAPGVIAGIGTLYPVLTRLREGGFITAFEKSSGVGPVRKYYRLTPAGIQKLAAFREQWPSFVTTVSNFVGEEKSVEH; via the coding sequence ATGATAGCCGAGATTGGTTCGCAGCTTAGGAAGGGTGTGGTCGAGTACTGCATACTCGGCTCTCTCTCCCGCGAGCCGATGTATGGGTGGCAACTAGCCGAGTCTCTGTCCGCCCCCGGCGTCATCGCCGGCATCGGCACCCTGTACCCGGTACTGACCCGCCTTCGTGAAGGTGGATTCATCACGGCATTCGAGAAGAGCTCGGGTGTGGGTCCCGTTCGGAAGTACTACCGTCTGACACCGGCAGGCATACAGAAGCTCGCGGCGTTCCGCGAGCAATGGCCGAGTTTCGTTACGACGGTGTCGAACTTTGTGGGAGAGGAAAAGAGTGTCGAGCACTGA
- a CDS encoding IS30 family transposase: protein MSEVLVMASRVVMKERENLFWERVREGMSAAAACESMGVNRKQGYRWIKAAGGRIPVPAVPASGRYMGQEERLRIADLRLGGAGVRAIARDLGRSASTISRELRRNCHPTTRSYRPYAAHKRCVIRAGRPKPSKLDDRLLAAVVEERLRKNWSPQQISDDLAVVFAGQAELQVSHESIYQSLYVQSRGYVGVRLHRHLRRGRSARKPRGTQLNAPGKIRDKVMLSERPTEANDRKVAGHWEGDLIVGSASGSAIATLVERTTRFVVLVHLPNGHSSAALHDGLIDALDGLPMLLRRSLTWDQGTELARHVEITKATGVPIYFCDPASPWQRGSNENTNGLLRQYFPKGTDLNAHSPQRLLEVATELNDRPRRTLKRSTPADLLSELVSRKEIAPVATTV from the coding sequence ATGAGTGAGGTGTTGGTGATGGCGTCGAGAGTGGTCATGAAGGAACGCGAGAACCTGTTCTGGGAACGGGTTCGCGAGGGCATGTCGGCGGCGGCCGCGTGTGAATCTATGGGAGTGAATCGCAAACAGGGATACCGGTGGATCAAGGCCGCCGGCGGTCGAATACCCGTCCCGGCCGTGCCGGCGTCGGGGCGCTATATGGGTCAAGAGGAGCGTCTGCGCATCGCAGATCTGCGGCTGGGCGGCGCCGGTGTGCGCGCGATCGCCCGGGATCTGGGGCGCTCCGCGTCGACGATCAGCCGTGAGCTGCGTCGCAATTGCCACCCGACAACGCGCAGCTACCGACCCTATGCCGCACACAAACGCTGCGTGATCAGAGCCGGCCGGCCCAAGCCGAGCAAGCTCGACGACCGGCTGCTGGCCGCCGTCGTGGAGGAGCGGTTGCGGAAGAACTGGAGTCCGCAGCAGATCAGTGATGACCTCGCGGTCGTGTTCGCCGGCCAGGCCGAGCTCCAGGTTTCGCACGAGTCGATCTATCAAAGCCTCTACGTTCAGAGCCGCGGTTACGTCGGAGTGCGCCTGCATCGGCACCTGCGACGGGGCCGTTCCGCCCGGAAACCACGGGGAACACAGCTGAACGCGCCGGGCAAGATCCGCGACAAGGTGATGCTGAGCGAACGGCCCACAGAGGCCAACGACCGGAAGGTCGCCGGCCACTGGGAGGGCGATCTGATCGTCGGATCCGCGTCCGGATCGGCAATCGCGACTCTCGTTGAACGCACGACCCGGTTCGTTGTCCTGGTGCACCTGCCCAACGGCCACAGCTCCGCTGCGCTTCACGACGGGCTCATCGACGCGCTGGACGGCCTGCCAATGCTGTTGCGGCGTTCGTTGACGTGGGATCAGGGAACCGAACTGGCCCGGCACGTGGAGATCACCAAAGCTACCGGCGTTCCGATCTACTTCTGCGATCCAGCCTCGCCCTGGCAACGCGGCTCGAACGAGAACACCAACGGCCTGCTGCGACAGTACTTCCCGAAGGGCACCGACTTGAACGCCCACAGCCCTCAACGCCTTCTCGAAGTGGCCACGGAACTCAACGATCGACCCCGCAGAACCCTCAAACGCAGCACCCCGGCTGACCTGCTCAGCGAGCTAGTCTCGAGGAAAGAAATAGCCCCTGTTGCTACGACCGTTTGA